The Diceros bicornis minor isolate mBicDic1 chromosome 15, mDicBic1.mat.cur, whole genome shotgun sequence genome has a window encoding:
- the LOC131414834 gene encoding palmitoyltransferase ZDHHC19-like — MPLTKGRHPPPQIPIPWLVPSLLAAFSGVLLVAVSGLFFGFPCRWLAQNGEWAFPVVTGPLFVLTFVILMFLNISDPGILHQGSNEQGPRTVRVVWVKHIAFRLQWCPQCCFHRPPRTYHCPWCNICVEDFDHHCRWVNNCIGHRNLGLFILLLLCLCLYLGSMLVTCMVFLLRTTHLPFSIDKVIAIVVVVPAAGFLVPLLVLLLMKARLVSTAQRSYEDKYQYLHGHNPFDLGCGKNWYWTLCAALGPKYMAEAVGLQRVVGPDWVPTRNLHFPTCPSMPIPEALPGLGSGRQVQPLDLYQAGQDPPGSGEAAALQEVAVEL; from the exons ATGCCCCTCACGAAGGGGCGCCATCCCCCGCCTCAGATCCCAATTCCCTGGCTCGTCCCGAGCCTGCTCGCTGCCTTCAGTGGAGTCCTGCTGGTCGCTGTCAGTGGACTCTTCTTTGGTTTCCC TTGCAGATGGCTGgcccagaatggggagtgggcctTTCCTGTTGTCACAGGACCCCTCTTCGTCCTCACCTTCGTTATTCTCATGTTTCTAAACATCTCCGACCCTGGTATCTTGCACCAAG GCTCCAACGAACAGGGCCCCAGGACGGTGCGTGTGGTTTGGGTGAAGCACATAGCCTTCCGCCTGCAGTGGTGCCCACAGTGCTGCTTCCACCGCCCGCCGCGGACCTACCACTGCCCCTGGTGCAACATCTGTGTGGAG GACTTCGACCACCACTGCAGGTGGGTGAACAATTGCATAGGTCACCGGAACTTGGGCTTGTTCATCCTGCTCCTCCTGTGCCTATGCTTGTACTTGGGCTCCATGCTTGTCACCTGCATGGTCTTCCTCCTGCGCACCACCCACCTGCCCTTCTCCATTGACAAGGTCATCGC CATCGTCGTAGTGGTCCCCGCCGCCGGCTTCCTGGTGCCTCTCTTGGTGCTTCTGCTGATGAAGGCCAGGTTGGTGAGCACCGCCCAGCGCTCCTACGAGGACAAG TACCAATACCTACATGGACACAACCCTTTCGACCTTGGCTGTGGCAAAAACTGGTATTGGACACTTTGTGCAGCGCTGGGACCCAA GTACATGGCCGAAGCTGTCGGGCTGCAGAGAGTGGTGGGGCCTGACTGGGTGCCCACGCGGAACCTGCACTTCCCGACGTGCCCCTCCATGCCCATTCCCGAAGCCCTCCCTGGGCTGGGGTCTGGCCGCCAGGTCCAACCTCTGGATCTGTACCAAGCAGGGCAGGATCCCCCAGGGAGTGGTGAGGCTGCAGCCCTCCAGGAg GTGGCAGTGGAGCTTTAG